In one Zobellia galactanivorans genomic region, the following are encoded:
- a CDS encoding CaiB/BaiF CoA transferase family protein — MKQALEGIKVLDFSQLLQGPYATQMLGDVGADVIKVERIKTGDIYRDMTFFNKWIAGDESPCFMAWNRNKRSIAVDMKSEQGKDIIYKLVQQADIIVENFRPGVMKRLGYGYEDLKQINPSIIYCSASGWGDEGPYLKRPGQDLLAQSISGAVMTSGKENDGPVAIGTALCDQVNALNSVYAILAALFYRERTGIGQEIKTNLLSSAIAFQMQDYFTIQNLGVPFERPNSNIGHPGNAAPFGMYGTKDGFISIAMCPWSKLVKALEDDTLNKYDDAQILYDKRDEIHGEVEKIIKTKTTQEWLDIMLSFDIWVAKVNKQSEVEFDPQVKFNNTFVEIRHPKAGKVKVTNIPFTMSETPGEITRASPLIGEHGEEILSELGYTEEEIADLINVEVISVEKVK, encoded by the coding sequence ATGAAACAGGCATTGGAAGGAATAAAGGTATTAGATTTTTCACAGTTGTTACAAGGGCCGTACGCTACTCAAATGTTGGGCGATGTGGGTGCTGATGTCATTAAAGTTGAGCGAATTAAGACAGGTGATATTTATCGCGATATGACCTTTTTCAACAAATGGATTGCAGGTGATGAGTCACCTTGTTTTATGGCATGGAACAGAAATAAGAGGTCCATTGCCGTCGATATGAAATCGGAACAAGGAAAGGATATTATTTATAAACTGGTACAGCAGGCAGATATTATTGTTGAAAATTTTCGTCCAGGGGTGATGAAGCGACTTGGGTATGGTTATGAAGATTTAAAACAAATAAACCCCTCCATTATATATTGCTCAGCAAGTGGCTGGGGAGATGAGGGGCCCTATTTAAAAAGACCGGGGCAGGATTTATTGGCGCAAAGTATCAGTGGGGCCGTAATGACCAGTGGTAAAGAGAATGACGGTCCGGTAGCAATAGGTACGGCACTTTGCGATCAGGTTAATGCCTTGAACTCTGTATATGCCATTTTAGCGGCATTGTTTTATCGGGAAAGAACTGGGATTGGTCAGGAAATCAAGACGAATCTGCTGTCTTCTGCCATTGCCTTTCAGATGCAAGATTACTTCACCATTCAAAATTTAGGGGTTCCTTTTGAAAGACCGAATTCTAATATAGGTCACCCCGGAAATGCAGCACCGTTTGGGATGTATGGGACAAAGGATGGATTTATTTCTATAGCCATGTGTCCTTGGTCAAAATTGGTGAAGGCACTTGAAGACGATACTTTGAACAAGTACGATGATGCTCAGATTTTATACGATAAAAGAGATGAAATTCATGGGGAAGTCGAAAAAATCATAAAAACTAAAACCACCCAAGAATGGCTGGACATCATGCTGTCTTTTGATATTTGGGTAGCCAAGGTCAACAAACAGTCCGAAGTTGAATTCGACCCTCAGGTCAAGTTCAACAATACTTTTGTTGAAATTAGACATCCTAAAGCGGGCAAGGTAAAAGTTACGAATATTCCTTTTACAATGAGTGAGACACCCGGTGAGATTACAAGGGCATCTCCATTAATAGGAGAACATGGTGAGGAAATTCTTTCAGAATTGGGCTATACGGAGGAGGAAATTGCCGATTTGATAAACGTTGAGGTGATAAGTGTTGAGAAGGTAAAATAA
- a CDS encoding sialidase family protein, with product MMKDQNPLKQLLALIIFATISYSLPAQETTVSMADFNKLDYLFKNGEEGYNCFRIPAIVTTNKGSLLAFAEARKKSCSDTGDIDLVMKRSDDQGKTWSDLQVVWDDKNNVCGNPSPIVDQATGKIVLLSTWNLGEDREHEIIKGTSKDTRRVFLLKSNDDGHNWSFPEEITDHVKLTDWSWYATGPGSGIQVKDGNYKGRLIVASDHIEKGTNKYYSHIIYSDDHGESWNLGGRTPKDQVNECEVVELSDNRLMLNMRNYDRSQSLRQIAYSSNGGYTWDNMQYSEELIEPICQASILRFDANNKTYLIFSNPAHKDKRENMTIKVSSDDGKTWPISRTVFKGPSAYSDLVAFDGRVGLYYEAGKEKAYEGIVWVSFDARDLINMN from the coding sequence ATGATGAAAGATCAAAATCCATTAAAACAGCTTCTAGCCCTAATTATTTTTGCAACAATAAGCTATTCCTTGCCAGCTCAAGAAACAACGGTGAGCATGGCGGACTTCAACAAACTCGACTACCTTTTTAAAAATGGGGAGGAAGGGTACAACTGTTTTAGGATACCTGCCATCGTAACTACCAACAAGGGCTCACTACTTGCTTTTGCAGAAGCAAGAAAAAAATCATGTAGTGATACTGGAGATATCGATTTGGTCATGAAACGTTCCGATGACCAGGGAAAAACATGGAGTGATCTGCAAGTAGTTTGGGATGATAAAAATAATGTTTGTGGTAATCCTTCACCAATAGTAGATCAAGCAACAGGTAAAATTGTACTCTTATCGACTTGGAATCTAGGGGAGGACAGGGAACATGAAATTATTAAGGGAACCAGTAAGGATACAAGAAGGGTGTTTTTGTTGAAATCAAACGATGATGGTCATAATTGGAGCTTTCCTGAAGAAATTACCGATCATGTGAAGCTTACGGACTGGTCTTGGTATGCCACAGGTCCGGGTTCGGGAATTCAAGTGAAAGATGGCAATTACAAAGGCCGTTTGATTGTTGCTAGTGACCATATCGAAAAAGGCACTAATAAATATTACTCCCATATCATCTATTCCGATGACCATGGCGAATCTTGGAATTTGGGCGGGAGAACGCCAAAGGACCAAGTCAATGAATGTGAGGTGGTAGAGCTTTCCGATAACAGACTTATGCTGAACATGCGTAATTACGATCGTTCGCAATCTTTAAGGCAGATCGCTTATAGTTCCAATGGAGGATATACATGGGACAATATGCAATACTCCGAAGAATTGATAGAACCTATTTGCCAGGCCAGTATATTGCGTTTTGATGCCAATAATAAAACATATCTAATCTTCTCAAATCCGGCACACAAGGATAAAAGGGAAAACATGACGATTAAGGTTAGTTCTGATGATGGAAAAACATGGCCTATATCGAGGACAGTTTTTAAAGGCCCATCTGCCTATTCCGACTTGGTTGCTTTTGATGGTCGTGTTGGTCTTTATTACGAAGCAGGTAAAGAAAAAGCGTATGAAGGTATCGTATGGGTGTCTTTCGATGCACGTGACCTGATTAACATGAACTGA
- a CDS encoding AGE family epimerase/isomerase encodes MRYSNFYKDALLNDIIPFWEKNSLDKVDGGYFSCLDNQGKVYDTDKFMWLQARQAWIFSMLYGEVEQNSTWLNIAKSGIDFIVKNGMDGEGNFYFSTTRSGSALVQPYNIFTDCFAAMALCQYGKVSGDEESLILAEKTYQNIRKRSSSPKGIYEKNTGGRQLKSFALPMILANLVLELEGILKKEEVNEVLENIVHDIMYGFLDKETGLIFESVRPDGTHDDSFEGRLINPGHGLEAMWFVIDIAARNNDKKLIEKAVNTIIHILEYAWDNKYGGIYYFMDVRGKPPLQLEHDQKLWWVHLEALIALAKAYECTKDKSVFDWFQKVHNYAWTHFSDQENGEWFGYLNREGKIHLNLKGGKWKGCFHTPRAMYQCWKSFEGVGL; translated from the coding sequence ATGAGATATAGCAACTTTTATAAAGATGCACTTTTGAATGATATTATCCCATTTTGGGAGAAAAATTCCTTGGATAAGGTTGATGGCGGCTATTTTTCCTGCTTGGACAACCAAGGAAAGGTGTATGATACCGATAAGTTCATGTGGCTTCAAGCTAGGCAAGCATGGATTTTTTCAATGTTATATGGCGAAGTAGAACAAAATAGTACGTGGCTCAATATAGCGAAGTCCGGCATAGATTTTATAGTGAAAAATGGAATGGACGGTGAGGGGAATTTTTATTTCTCCACTACAAGAAGTGGATCGGCTTTGGTTCAGCCCTACAATATCTTTACGGATTGTTTTGCTGCAATGGCTCTTTGTCAATATGGAAAAGTTTCTGGCGATGAAGAATCACTCATTCTGGCCGAAAAGACATACCAAAATATCCGCAAAAGGTCAAGTAGCCCAAAGGGTATTTACGAGAAAAATACAGGTGGGCGTCAATTAAAGAGCTTTGCGTTACCTATGATTTTGGCTAATCTGGTGCTGGAGTTGGAGGGTATTTTAAAAAAGGAAGAGGTCAATGAAGTCTTGGAAAATATTGTACATGATATTATGTATGGTTTTTTGGATAAAGAAACAGGGCTCATTTTTGAATCGGTCCGACCAGATGGTACCCATGATGATAGTTTTGAAGGTAGGCTAATTAACCCGGGGCATGGATTGGAAGCTATGTGGTTTGTGATTGATATTGCTGCGAGAAACAATGATAAGAAGTTAATCGAAAAAGCCGTAAATACAATTATTCATATTTTGGAGTACGCTTGGGATAATAAATATGGAGGAATATATTATTTCATGGATGTCAGAGGAAAACCACCCCTACAGTTGGAACATGATCAAAAGCTATGGTGGGTACATTTAGAGGCTTTGATCGCATTGGCCAAAGCATATGAATGTACCAAGGATAAATCGGTATTTGATTGGTTTCAAAAAGTACATAACTATGCTTGGACGCATTTTTCTGACCAGGAAAATGGAGAATGGTTTGGCTATTTAAATAGGGAAGGTAAGATTCATTTGAATTTAAAAGGAGGAAAATGGAAGGGTTGTTTTCACACGCCCAGAGCCATGTACCAATGTTGGAAATCTTTTGAAGGCGTTGGGCTTTAA
- a CDS encoding dihydrodipicolinate synthase family protein, producing MRLDIKGLIAAVFSPFDKSGCVDMAPIPKLVEHLIDNGINGLYAMGSTGEGLSMTVRQRMDVTEAYIGAVDGRIPVIVNVSHTSYDATEELIRHAVGAGAFAVSATLPAYYTVSSIEQLVQAVRKIAECQNDVPFVYYHIPGKTGLNFKMHTFLEKIGDTLPQLGGIKYTSGAIDDFMMCQELYGERYKMFFGVDELFLPALAMGADSFVGSTYNFMAPTYHNITERYTKGDQEGARTEYFKAVRIIDALLGYDGLASQKAIMQMSGHDFGPPRSPLLPLSQNEYDTFYRNLKNIGLF from the coding sequence ATGAGATTAGATATAAAAGGATTGATAGCGGCGGTGTTCAGCCCTTTCGACAAATCGGGTTGTGTTGATATGGCCCCCATACCGAAATTGGTGGAGCACCTTATTGATAACGGCATCAATGGCCTTTATGCCATGGGCAGTACCGGGGAGGGTCTGTCGATGACGGTGCGCCAACGAATGGATGTCACCGAAGCCTACATAGGTGCGGTCGACGGACGGATACCCGTTATCGTGAATGTCAGCCATACGAGTTACGATGCGACCGAGGAGCTAATCAGGCATGCCGTGGGGGCGGGGGCGTTTGCCGTATCGGCTACCTTGCCGGCGTACTATACGGTTTCCAGTATAGAACAGCTCGTGCAGGCGGTACGCAAAATAGCCGAGTGCCAGAACGATGTGCCCTTTGTCTATTACCATATACCGGGCAAGACGGGGCTCAATTTCAAGATGCACACCTTCTTGGAGAAGATAGGCGATACCTTGCCACAGTTGGGCGGGATCAAATATACCTCCGGGGCCATCGACGATTTTATGATGTGCCAAGAGCTCTACGGCGAGAGGTACAAAATGTTCTTCGGTGTAGACGAGCTCTTCCTTCCCGCCTTGGCCATGGGTGCGGATTCGTTCGTGGGGAGCACCTATAACTTTATGGCGCCCACCTACCACAATATCACCGAAAGATACACAAAGGGCGACCAAGAGGGGGCAAGGACGGAATACTTCAAGGCCGTTAGGATAATCGATGCGCTCTTGGGCTATGACGGTCTGGCCTCGCAAAAGGCGATCATGCAAATGTCCGGACACGATTTCGGTCCGCCACGCTCACCCTTGCTTCCCCTATCGCAAAACGAGTACGATACCTTTTACCGAAACCTTAAAAATATCGGACTGTTTTGA
- a CDS encoding dihydrodipicolinate synthase family protein, giving the protein MKPLKFDGIKGNWATLILPINSDERIDYPLLSQEIDFLIDAGVDGIYSNGSAGEFYNITEDEFDMVSEILADKCNKASLNFQIGASHMSPITSIERLRRSVDLKPSAIQVILPDWFVPTNEESIVFLKKMEEVGNGIGLVLYNPPHAKKKLTIQDIDVLKENVAGLIGVKLAGGDSDWYALSKRISSKLSVFIPGHHLATGIKAGCHGAYSNMSCLNPVAAQNWYDNMISGKLDEALELEGRIIEFLDKYIVPLMLTEGYSNMAMDKLLMQIGGWLEFNPKLRWPYKGVDSDTVARIRPNAKKMIPEFFNIS; this is encoded by the coding sequence ATGAAGCCGTTAAAATTTGATGGTATAAAGGGCAATTGGGCTACTTTGATACTTCCCATAAATTCTGATGAGCGTATTGATTATCCACTGCTGTCCCAAGAAATCGATTTCTTGATTGATGCGGGCGTAGACGGGATTTATTCCAATGGCTCGGCAGGGGAATTCTATAATATCACTGAAGATGAGTTCGATATGGTCAGTGAAATTTTGGCCGACAAATGCAATAAGGCTTCCCTGAATTTTCAGATAGGGGCAAGCCATATGAGTCCTATAACCTCTATTGAACGGCTAAGGCGGTCCGTAGACTTAAAACCAAGTGCGATACAAGTGATCCTGCCCGATTGGTTCGTGCCTACCAATGAAGAATCTATTGTTTTTTTGAAGAAGATGGAAGAAGTGGGCAATGGTATTGGTCTGGTGCTGTACAACCCTCCGCACGCAAAAAAGAAACTTACAATTCAAGATATAGATGTTTTAAAGGAAAATGTGGCGGGACTAATAGGTGTTAAGCTTGCGGGAGGGGATAGTGATTGGTATGCCTTGTCAAAAAGGATATCTTCAAAACTTTCTGTTTTTATTCCAGGGCACCATCTTGCTACCGGGATCAAGGCGGGCTGTCACGGTGCCTATTCCAATATGTCTTGTTTAAATCCCGTTGCCGCCCAAAATTGGTATGATAATATGATTTCGGGAAAACTTGATGAGGCCCTTGAATTAGAGGGAAGGATAATAGAATTTTTAGATAAATATATTGTCCCGTTGATGCTAACTGAGGGCTATTCCAATATGGCCATGGATAAACTGTTGATGCAAATCGGAGGATGGCTGGAATTCAATCCTAAACTCAGGTGGCCCTATAAAGGAGTGGATTCCGACACGGTTGCAAGAATAAGGCCTAACGCCAAGAAAATGATTCCCGAATTTTTCAACATTTCCTAA
- a CDS encoding RagB/SusD family nutrient uptake outer membrane protein, which produces MVSISACEDMLEPEVKSSITGQNYWKTENDFMPYLFSVYARNRTLMADNMIRIGEERGEMWEEGYNNRFQFWDQNLTPGTTYNWTTFYGTIGHCNLLLEQIEAFEFTDQSLKNRVKAEALALRANTYFFLARVWGDVPIVLNSVEDENTPLYARSPVAEVFNQINSDISEALELFPENGYQDKYRFSKPAVYALQADVKMWTGSVLGGGKPDFDAAINAIQQVEASGVILLDDYGNIFDTDKNEEIILSVYCDRYEYTSSRINEAFLRFDTSNGADNVVELPIRLAAQQAYAVGPRLLELFEDFPMDKRISRTYIPELYEGVPRKYWANKYRGTQYADDRTPDSDIIVYRLSGLLLLKAEAYLALDDLENARIELNKVRDRADLPDVVETDKTLLGIEILNERGRELFHEGKRWLDLRRAHATGLINVYEYVPNLVGKTTPLYWPVHTNVLIKNDLLTDPLYQ; this is translated from the coding sequence ATGGTATCAATATCCGCCTGTGAAGATATGTTGGAGCCAGAGGTTAAATCTTCAATTACGGGACAAAACTATTGGAAAACCGAAAATGATTTTATGCCCTATCTTTTTTCTGTTTATGCTCGGAATAGAACCTTGATGGCGGATAATATGATTCGTATAGGAGAGGAAAGAGGTGAAATGTGGGAAGAAGGCTATAATAACAGGTTCCAGTTCTGGGATCAAAATTTAACACCGGGAACCACTTATAACTGGACGACCTTTTACGGAACCATTGGTCATTGTAATTTGCTTTTGGAGCAAATTGAAGCTTTTGAATTTACGGATCAATCGCTTAAAAACCGGGTTAAGGCCGAAGCTTTAGCGCTTAGGGCCAATACTTATTTTTTCTTGGCAAGGGTTTGGGGAGATGTGCCCATTGTCCTAAATTCCGTTGAAGACGAAAATACGCCATTGTACGCTAGGTCTCCTGTAGCGGAAGTCTTTAATCAGATCAATTCCGATATTAGTGAAGCTCTCGAATTATTTCCCGAAAATGGATATCAAGATAAATACCGATTTTCAAAACCGGCGGTTTATGCTTTGCAGGCTGATGTTAAAATGTGGACGGGTAGTGTTCTAGGTGGGGGAAAACCCGATTTTGACGCAGCTATTAATGCAATACAGCAAGTAGAGGCCTCGGGCGTTATTTTACTCGATGACTATGGAAACATTTTCGATACGGATAAAAATGAAGAAATTATTCTTAGCGTGTATTGCGACAGGTATGAATATACTAGTTCAAGAATCAACGAAGCGTTTCTCCGTTTTGACACTAGTAATGGAGCTGATAATGTAGTTGAGCTCCCTATTCGGTTAGCTGCCCAACAAGCTTATGCTGTCGGTCCTAGATTATTGGAACTCTTTGAAGACTTTCCAATGGACAAGCGTATTTCGCGGACTTATATTCCAGAGCTTTATGAGGGGGTTCCAAGAAAATATTGGGCCAATAAGTACAGAGGTACGCAGTATGCCGATGATCGTACCCCCGACAGTGATATAATTGTCTATAGACTATCGGGCCTTTTGCTTTTAAAAGCTGAAGCATACCTGGCGTTGGATGATTTGGAAAATGCTAGGATTGAGTTGAATAAAGTTCGTGACAGAGCCGATTTGCCCGATGTGGTAGAGACCGATAAAACCTTACTTGGTATAGAGATTTTGAATGAAAGAGGTCGGGAATTATTTCATGAAGGCAAACGCTGGTTGGATTTGAGAAGGGCTCATGCAACCGGTCTGATCAATGTTTATGAATATGTGCCAAACCTTGTGGGTAAAACCACACCTTTATATTGGCCGGTCCATACCAATGTCCTAATAAAGAATGATCTACTTACAGACCCACTTTATCAATAA
- a CDS encoding dihydrodipicolinate synthase family protein, with the protein MRLDIKGLIAAVFSPFNKSGCVDMAPIPKLVEHLIDNGINGLYAMGSTGEGLSMTVRQRMDVTEAYIGAVDGRIPVIVNVSHTSYDATEELIKHAVGAGAFAVSATLPAYYTVSSIEQLVQAVRKIAECQNDVPFVYYHIPGKTGLNFKMHTFLEKIGDTLPQLGGIKYTSGAIDDFMMCQELYGERYKMFFGVDELFLPALAMGADSFVGSTYNFMAPTYHNITERYTKGDQEGARTEYFKAVRIIDALLGYDGLASQKAIMQMSGHDFGPPRSPLLPLSQNEYDTFYRNLKNIGLF; encoded by the coding sequence ATGAGATTAGATATAAAAGGATTGATAGCGGCGGTGTTCAGCCCTTTCAACAAATCGGGTTGTGTTGATATGGCCCCCATACCGAAATTGGTGGAGCACCTTATTGATAACGGTATCAATGGCCTTTATGCCATGGGCAGTACCGGGGAGGGTCTGTCGATGACGGTGCGCCAACGAATGGATGTCACCGAAGCCTACATAGGTGCGGTCGACGGACGGATACCCGTTATCGTGAATGTCAGCCATACGAGTTACGATGCGACCGAGGAGCTGATCAAGCATGCCGTGGGGGCGGGGGCGTTTGCCGTATCGGCTACCTTGCCGGCGTACTATACGGTTTCCAGTATAGAACAGCTCGTGCAGGCGGTACGCAAAATAGCCGAGTGCCAGAACGATGTGCCCTTTGTCTATTACCATATACCGGGCAAGACGGGGCTCAATTTCAAGATGCACACCTTCTTGGAGAAGATAGGCGATACCTTGCCACAGTTGGGCGGGATCAAATATACCTCCGGGGCCATCGACGATTTTATGATGTGCCAAGAGCTCTACGGCGAGAGGTACAAAATGTTCTTCGGTGTAGACGAGCTCTTCCTTCCCGCCTTGGCCATGGGTGCGGATTCGTTCGTGGGGAGCACCTATAACTTTATGGCGCCCACCTACCACAATATCACCGAAAGATACACAAAGGGCGACCAAGAGGGGGCAAGGACGGAATACTTCAAGGCCGTTAGGATAATCGATGCGCTCTTGGGCTATGACGGTCTGGCCTCGCAAAAGGCGATCATGCAAATGTCCGGACACGATTTCGGTCCGCCGCGCTCACCCTTGCTTCCCCTATCGCAAAACGAGTACGATACCTTTTACCGAAACCTTAAAAATATCGGACTGTTTTGA
- a CDS encoding enoyl-CoA hydratase/isomerase family protein, whose protein sequence is MVFKFLKYEVSNRVAWIKFNRPDQLNAMNRQMMNEIIESLELVHSTNDGKIAVAVITGEGKAFMAGADIKEYAQQTEEEFEAFQLMGRRLYAAIEKNSKPIIAAINGYAFGGGFEIALSCDMILCRQYAKLGLPEINLNLIPGGGGTQRLTRKIGSNLANEMIMTGRAVTAEEMWAKGVVNHIYEKEGFNERVGEFVAQLTDKPVDRLRAIKQLTRKCLGEVDVSALDMENEQLGKFYSSEEGQGKIQEFYQKSLNNK, encoded by the coding sequence ATGGTGTTCAAATTTCTAAAATATGAGGTATCCAACCGGGTGGCATGGATAAAATTTAATAGACCCGATCAGCTTAATGCTATGAATCGTCAAATGATGAATGAAATCATTGAATCACTTGAGTTGGTCCATTCAACTAATGACGGTAAAATAGCCGTCGCTGTTATTACTGGCGAGGGCAAGGCATTTATGGCGGGCGCCGATATTAAGGAATACGCTCAACAAACCGAAGAGGAATTTGAGGCATTTCAATTAATGGGCAGGAGGCTTTACGCAGCCATAGAGAAAAATTCCAAGCCGATTATTGCTGCGATAAATGGCTATGCTTTTGGTGGTGGGTTTGAAATTGCCCTGTCATGTGATATGATCTTATGTAGGCAATATGCGAAACTCGGCCTGCCGGAAATTAACCTTAATCTAATTCCAGGTGGTGGTGGAACCCAGAGATTAACCAGAAAAATCGGGAGTAATTTGGCCAATGAGATGATTATGACCGGCAGGGCAGTTACTGCCGAGGAAATGTGGGCTAAGGGAGTAGTAAACCACATCTATGAAAAAGAAGGGTTCAATGAAAGGGTTGGAGAATTTGTGGCTCAATTGACCGATAAGCCAGTTGATAGGTTAAGGGCGATTAAACAATTGACACGCAAATGCTTGGGTGAAGTGGATGTCTCGGCCTTGGATATGGAAAATGAACAGTTGGGTAAATTTTATAGCTCTGAAGAGGGTCAGGGAAAAATACAGGAATTCTATCAAAAAAGTTTGAATAACAAATAA
- a CDS encoding extracellular solute-binding protein, with product MASITLKGITWDHPRGYDPLIAASAAYYEEKGIIVEWQKRSLTDFGDFSIESLSEQYDLLILDHPHCGVIAGTGCLVPLEEHLSDELFLLLKAQSAGPSFSSYSFQKHQWALPIDAAFQCGSYRKDLLSDSIPKSWEEVFALAHRLRSNGKYVGMALCPTDSLCAFLSLCNQFGAPIVMDSEELVPHKVGIEILGLMKRMCMEFHPNALDWNPIDLYDYMAQTDDIVYAPLAFNYTNYSRKGFRENRLVFTDSPNAKTVLGGAGIAVSSQCKNSIEAVDYCYWVCSERVQKDIYTVNNGQPGNITCWMDPDANNLTDNFFQNTLQTLESAYVRPRYFGWPSFQEYLGRVLHKHLKNDIDPIVTLRQLQNSFNESKTLMYK from the coding sequence ATGGCTTCAATAACTCTTAAGGGGATAACATGGGATCATCCAAGGGGTTATGACCCACTTATTGCGGCCTCTGCTGCATATTACGAAGAAAAAGGGATAATTGTTGAATGGCAAAAACGATCTTTGACCGACTTTGGGGATTTTTCCATTGAGAGTTTATCGGAACAATATGATTTACTAATCCTTGATCATCCACATTGCGGAGTAATTGCAGGCACAGGGTGCCTTGTTCCTTTGGAAGAACATCTTTCAGATGAGTTGTTTTTGTTGCTCAAGGCGCAATCGGCGGGTCCAAGCTTTTCAAGTTATTCTTTTCAAAAGCACCAATGGGCATTGCCAATCGATGCGGCATTTCAATGTGGTAGTTACCGAAAGGATTTGTTGTCCGATAGTATTCCTAAATCTTGGGAAGAGGTGTTTGCATTGGCCCACAGGTTGAGATCCAATGGGAAATATGTCGGGATGGCTCTCTGTCCGACCGATAGTCTTTGTGCATTTTTATCCCTTTGTAATCAATTTGGAGCACCAATAGTAATGGATTCAGAGGAATTGGTGCCTCATAAGGTGGGAATTGAAATATTGGGCTTAATGAAAAGAATGTGTATGGAGTTTCATCCAAACGCCTTGGATTGGAATCCTATAGACCTATATGACTATATGGCACAAACTGATGATATCGTTTACGCTCCTCTGGCCTTCAATTATACCAACTATTCCCGTAAGGGGTTTAGGGAAAACCGACTTGTATTTACAGATTCCCCAAACGCCAAGACAGTTTTAGGTGGCGCTGGTATTGCGGTTTCTTCACAGTGCAAAAATAGTATTGAAGCAGTAGATTACTGTTATTGGGTTTGTAGTGAAAGAGTTCAAAAGGACATATACACGGTTAACAACGGACAACCTGGAAATATAACTTGTTGGATGGATCCCGATGCCAACAATTTAACCGATAATTTTTTTCAAAATACACTTCAAACATTGGAAAGTGCATATGTGAGGCCTCGTTATTTTGGTTGGCCCAGTTTTCAAGAGTATTTGGGAAGGGTTTTGCATAAACATCTAAAAAACGATATCGATCCAATCGTGACCTTAAGGCAATTACAAAACTCCTTTAATGAATCTAAAACCTTAATGTATAAATGA
- a CDS encoding SDR family NAD(P)-dependent oxidoreductase, whose product MGRLEKKVAIITGAASGIGLAICKAFAKEGAIVVMADINMEKCAGEAEELQKKGYPVEVYKCDVGDADSVASLIENTVTAFQKIDVLVNNAAIAKSYDITRMKEDEFDELVNINLKSVFRGIKMSLPYMLRQNSGSIISISSVQAHRSWDDWTVYAGIKGAIMAMSSQLAGQYGRFNVRFNTISPGAIMTPLNQERIKNEGEEFLKKSETQAAMNRMGTSQEVAMTAVFLASDESTFITGEDLKVDGGLCTLPRYI is encoded by the coding sequence ATGGGAAGGTTAGAGAAAAAGGTAGCCATAATTACGGGAGCGGCCAGCGGTATTGGGTTGGCCATATGCAAGGCTTTCGCTAAAGAAGGGGCCATTGTGGTTATGGCCGATATAAATATGGAAAAATGTGCAGGAGAGGCCGAAGAGTTGCAAAAAAAGGGTTACCCGGTTGAGGTATACAAGTGTGATGTAGGTGATGCCGATAGTGTCGCATCCCTTATTGAAAATACTGTAACTGCCTTTCAAAAAATAGATGTTCTTGTAAATAACGCAGCCATAGCAAAGAGTTACGATATAACAAGAATGAAAGAAGATGAATTTGACGAGTTGGTCAACATAAACCTGAAAAGTGTATTTAGGGGAATAAAAATGTCACTCCCTTATATGTTACGCCAAAATTCCGGAAGTATTATAAGCATCTCATCGGTACAGGCCCATCGAAGTTGGGATGATTGGACCGTGTATGCCGGCATTAAAGGGGCTATAATGGCTATGAGTAGCCAGTTGGCGGGACAATATGGTAGGTTTAATGTTCGCTTTAATACTATTTCCCCCGGGGCAATTATGACCCCACTTAATCAAGAACGTATAAAGAATGAGGGAGAGGAGTTCCTGAAAAAAAGTGAAACACAAGCTGCGATGAATAGAATGGGAACTTCACAAGAGGTGGCTATGACTGCGGTTTTTTTGGCTTCTGATGAGTCTACATTTATTACGGGAGAGGACTTGAAAGTAGACGGGGGGCTATGTACCCTACCGAGATATATTTAA